The Periplaneta americana isolate PAMFEO1 chromosome 10, P.americana_PAMFEO1_priV1, whole genome shotgun sequence genome includes a window with the following:
- the LOC138707785 gene encoding solute carrier family 41 member 1-like isoform X1 encodes MSETWSNLMRNFFHHTFCDEGGEMGPQEDKEFPFVLTEITPLPAPVVENTPLPDVVVKLAPSEQPNAETHISIGCQVVAPFLIAGMGMVGAGFYLDHVQDWEVFTKVPEIIILVPSLLGLKGNLEMTLASRLSTEANLGHMDDRKERWSMILGNLTLVQCQAIVVGLMSAVVAIVMVGITQQQFNLSHTLLLCSCSIITSSIASLLLGFITATVIVISRHFKINPDNVATPIAASLGDITSLALLSWVASMLYDANDSFFWISPTIIGCYILVIPFWVFIAKKNKYTQSVLYTGWTPVIIAMLISTFAGLILDILMAKYKDLAVYQPVINGVGGNLVSVQASRLSTELHKDNELGTLPPSTRICINPLDAFISKQQNATTARVLMVMVVPGHLIFVFTITFIQGGNASLTTLFVSSYLTAALIQVAILLYVAYVITYYFWSRKVDPDNSTIPYLTALGDLLGIVLLGITFEFLYLVGDKQLPT; translated from the exons ACGAGGGAGGCGAGATGGGGCCTCAAGAAGACAAGGAGTTCCCCTTTGTCCTGACAGAAATAACTCCTCTCCCTGCACCTGTCGTAGAGAACACTCCATTGCCAGATGTCGTAGTGAAACTTGCCCCTTCAGAACAACCCAATGCTGAGACACACATCAGTATTGGGTGTCAAGTTGTAGCTCCTTTCCTAATCGCAGGAATGGGTATGGTTGGTGCAGGATTCTATCTAGATCACGTTCAA GATTGGGAAGTATTTACAAAAGTGCCTGAGATTATCATCCTTGTGCCATCTCTTCTTGGCTTAAAGGGCAATTTAGAAATGACTCTGGCATCAAGATTATCAACTGAAGCCAATTTAGGACACATGGATGATAGAAAGGAACGATGGAGTATGATCTTAGGAAATTTAACATTAGTACAG tgCCAAGCCATTGTAGTAGGTTTGATGTCTGCTGTGGTGGCCATTGTGATGGTGGGAATCACTCAACAGCAGTTTAATCTCAGCCACACTTTGCTCTTGTGCTCCTGTAGTATCATTACCTCATCCATAGCTAGCCTTTTGTTAG GTTTTATTACCGCAACAGTTATTGTCATTTCTCGTCATTTTAAAATCAACCCTGATAATGTGGCAACGCCTATTGCTGCAAGCTTAGGTGATATAACATCACTGGCTCTACTGTCATGGGTTGCTTCTATGCTCTATGATGCAAATg ATAGCTTTTTCTGGATTTCGCCTACAATTATCGGTTGCTACATTCTTGTGATACCATTTTGGGTCTTCATTGCTAAGAAGAATAAATATACACAGTCCGTCCTGTATACTGGTTGGACACCCGTCATTATAGCAATGCTAATCAGCAC GTTTGCTGGCCTCATCTTGGACATCTTGATGGCCAAATATAAGGATCTCGCAGTATACCAACCAGTCATCAATGGCGTGGGTGGAAATCTCGTCTCAGTCCAGGCCAGTCGACTCTCCACTGAGCTCCACAAAGACAATGAGTTGGGAACATTGCCTCCGTCGACACGTATATGTATAAATCCATTGGATGCCTTTATTTCAAAAC AACAAAACGCAACTACTGCGCGTGTTCTGATGGTGATGGTTGTGCCAGGTCACTTAATATTTGTGTTTACCATCACATTCATTCAAGGAGGAAACGCTTCTCTTACAACTTTATTTGTCTCTTCCTACCTCACAGCTGCCTTGATTCAG GTTGCCATTCTCCTGTATGTGGCATATGTAATAACATACTACTTCTGGTCACGGAAAGTAGATCCAGACAATTCGACAATACCATATCTGACTGCTCTCGGTGATCTTCTAGGAATTGTGTTGCTGGGCATCACATTCGAGTTCCTTTATCTCGTTGGAGACAAACAATTACCCACATGA
- the LOC138707785 gene encoding solute carrier family 41 member 1-like isoform X3, with the protein MGPQEDKEFPFVLTEITPLPAPVVENTPLPDVVVKLAPSEQPNAETHISIGCQVVAPFLIAGMGMVGAGFYLDHVQDWEVFTKVPEIIILVPSLLGLKGNLEMTLASRLSTEANLGHMDDRKERWSMILGNLTLVQCQAIVVGLMSAVVAIVMVGITQQQFNLSHTLLLCSCSIITSSIASLLLGFITATVIVISRHFKINPDNVATPIAASLGDITSLALLSWVASMLYDANDSFFWISPTIIGCYILVIPFWVFIAKKNKYTQSVLYTGWTPVIIAMLISTFAGLILDILMAKYKDLAVYQPVINGVGGNLVSVQASRLSTELHKDNELGTLPPSTRICINPLDAFISKQQNATTARVLMVMVVPGHLIFVFTITFIQGGNASLTTLFVSSYLTAALIQVAILLYVAYVITYYFWSRKVDPDNSTIPYLTALGDLLGIVLLGITFEFLYLVGDKQLPT; encoded by the exons ATGGGGCCTCAAGAAGACAAGGAGTTCCCCTTTGTCCTGACAGAAATAACTCCTCTCCCTGCACCTGTCGTAGAGAACACTCCATTGCCAGATGTCGTAGTGAAACTTGCCCCTTCAGAACAACCCAATGCTGAGACACACATCAGTATTGGGTGTCAAGTTGTAGCTCCTTTCCTAATCGCAGGAATGGGTATGGTTGGTGCAGGATTCTATCTAGATCACGTTCAA GATTGGGAAGTATTTACAAAAGTGCCTGAGATTATCATCCTTGTGCCATCTCTTCTTGGCTTAAAGGGCAATTTAGAAATGACTCTGGCATCAAGATTATCAACTGAAGCCAATTTAGGACACATGGATGATAGAAAGGAACGATGGAGTATGATCTTAGGAAATTTAACATTAGTACAG tgCCAAGCCATTGTAGTAGGTTTGATGTCTGCTGTGGTGGCCATTGTGATGGTGGGAATCACTCAACAGCAGTTTAATCTCAGCCACACTTTGCTCTTGTGCTCCTGTAGTATCATTACCTCATCCATAGCTAGCCTTTTGTTAG GTTTTATTACCGCAACAGTTATTGTCATTTCTCGTCATTTTAAAATCAACCCTGATAATGTGGCAACGCCTATTGCTGCAAGCTTAGGTGATATAACATCACTGGCTCTACTGTCATGGGTTGCTTCTATGCTCTATGATGCAAATg ATAGCTTTTTCTGGATTTCGCCTACAATTATCGGTTGCTACATTCTTGTGATACCATTTTGGGTCTTCATTGCTAAGAAGAATAAATATACACAGTCCGTCCTGTATACTGGTTGGACACCCGTCATTATAGCAATGCTAATCAGCAC GTTTGCTGGCCTCATCTTGGACATCTTGATGGCCAAATATAAGGATCTCGCAGTATACCAACCAGTCATCAATGGCGTGGGTGGAAATCTCGTCTCAGTCCAGGCCAGTCGACTCTCCACTGAGCTCCACAAAGACAATGAGTTGGGAACATTGCCTCCGTCGACACGTATATGTATAAATCCATTGGATGCCTTTATTTCAAAAC AACAAAACGCAACTACTGCGCGTGTTCTGATGGTGATGGTTGTGCCAGGTCACTTAATATTTGTGTTTACCATCACATTCATTCAAGGAGGAAACGCTTCTCTTACAACTTTATTTGTCTCTTCCTACCTCACAGCTGCCTTGATTCAG GTTGCCATTCTCCTGTATGTGGCATATGTAATAACATACTACTTCTGGTCACGGAAAGTAGATCCAGACAATTCGACAATACCATATCTGACTGCTCTCGGTGATCTTCTAGGAATTGTGTTGCTGGGCATCACATTCGAGTTCCTTTATCTCGTTGGAGACAAACAATTACCCACATGA
- the LOC138707785 gene encoding solute carrier family 41 member 1-like isoform X2: MSEPTAGRHLSENFDEGGEMGPQEDKEFPFVLTEITPLPAPVVENTPLPDVVVKLAPSEQPNAETHISIGCQVVAPFLIAGMGMVGAGFYLDHVQDWEVFTKVPEIIILVPSLLGLKGNLEMTLASRLSTEANLGHMDDRKERWSMILGNLTLVQCQAIVVGLMSAVVAIVMVGITQQQFNLSHTLLLCSCSIITSSIASLLLGFITATVIVISRHFKINPDNVATPIAASLGDITSLALLSWVASMLYDANDSFFWISPTIIGCYILVIPFWVFIAKKNKYTQSVLYTGWTPVIIAMLISTFAGLILDILMAKYKDLAVYQPVINGVGGNLVSVQASRLSTELHKDNELGTLPPSTRICINPLDAFISKQQNATTARVLMVMVVPGHLIFVFTITFIQGGNASLTTLFVSSYLTAALIQVAILLYVAYVITYYFWSRKVDPDNSTIPYLTALGDLLGIVLLGITFEFLYLVGDKQLPT; the protein is encoded by the exons ACGAGGGAGGCGAGATGGGGCCTCAAGAAGACAAGGAGTTCCCCTTTGTCCTGACAGAAATAACTCCTCTCCCTGCACCTGTCGTAGAGAACACTCCATTGCCAGATGTCGTAGTGAAACTTGCCCCTTCAGAACAACCCAATGCTGAGACACACATCAGTATTGGGTGTCAAGTTGTAGCTCCTTTCCTAATCGCAGGAATGGGTATGGTTGGTGCAGGATTCTATCTAGATCACGTTCAA GATTGGGAAGTATTTACAAAAGTGCCTGAGATTATCATCCTTGTGCCATCTCTTCTTGGCTTAAAGGGCAATTTAGAAATGACTCTGGCATCAAGATTATCAACTGAAGCCAATTTAGGACACATGGATGATAGAAAGGAACGATGGAGTATGATCTTAGGAAATTTAACATTAGTACAG tgCCAAGCCATTGTAGTAGGTTTGATGTCTGCTGTGGTGGCCATTGTGATGGTGGGAATCACTCAACAGCAGTTTAATCTCAGCCACACTTTGCTCTTGTGCTCCTGTAGTATCATTACCTCATCCATAGCTAGCCTTTTGTTAG GTTTTATTACCGCAACAGTTATTGTCATTTCTCGTCATTTTAAAATCAACCCTGATAATGTGGCAACGCCTATTGCTGCAAGCTTAGGTGATATAACATCACTGGCTCTACTGTCATGGGTTGCTTCTATGCTCTATGATGCAAATg ATAGCTTTTTCTGGATTTCGCCTACAATTATCGGTTGCTACATTCTTGTGATACCATTTTGGGTCTTCATTGCTAAGAAGAATAAATATACACAGTCCGTCCTGTATACTGGTTGGACACCCGTCATTATAGCAATGCTAATCAGCAC GTTTGCTGGCCTCATCTTGGACATCTTGATGGCCAAATATAAGGATCTCGCAGTATACCAACCAGTCATCAATGGCGTGGGTGGAAATCTCGTCTCAGTCCAGGCCAGTCGACTCTCCACTGAGCTCCACAAAGACAATGAGTTGGGAACATTGCCTCCGTCGACACGTATATGTATAAATCCATTGGATGCCTTTATTTCAAAAC AACAAAACGCAACTACTGCGCGTGTTCTGATGGTGATGGTTGTGCCAGGTCACTTAATATTTGTGTTTACCATCACATTCATTCAAGGAGGAAACGCTTCTCTTACAACTTTATTTGTCTCTTCCTACCTCACAGCTGCCTTGATTCAG GTTGCCATTCTCCTGTATGTGGCATATGTAATAACATACTACTTCTGGTCACGGAAAGTAGATCCAGACAATTCGACAATACCATATCTGACTGCTCTCGGTGATCTTCTAGGAATTGTGTTGCTGGGCATCACATTCGAGTTCCTTTATCTCGTTGGAGACAAACAATTACCCACATGA